From Halodesulfovibrio aestuarii DSM 17919 = ATCC 29578, the proteins below share one genomic window:
- a CDS encoding tetratricopeptide repeat protein, protein MSMESVLAKMEFRKFEASIVDFFSKKNGYAIVLTEDTNFTALLRQTLNKHLGLRNKCFSQVSTVEESLKQIRKELAAGKKLLVFIERIHRDKEMAFLVRKIKEDYKQCKVFITMTEAPREQFVLLHELGADNFITKPIAINTFIEKVAHSIKPQGKMGQLIDIAKTMLEQGAYEDAAKVGRTVLNAKPDSSAALLVMGDAYKGLKKYELAHKCYLGAGDSAPLFLDPLKKLADLYGVAGVKKRQLDCLTKLDKMSPLNVERKLDIGHIYVELGNYVSADIYFEGALRQANKEAIDYVGNVSQQIASAYEKRDPVRAEQYLRKALRAKGDNLDKADIETFNSLGIVLRKQGKWREAIYEYKRALQISRRDENLYYNIAIASAEGKEFVQAAAYLKKVVQLNEDFVRTDTAIAYNMGLIFYKAEDPVMAKMHLQICLAMDPNHAGAKKVLSLM, encoded by the coding sequence ATGTCGATGGAAAGTGTTTTAGCTAAAATGGAATTTCGAAAGTTCGAGGCTAGCATAGTAGACTTTTTTTCTAAGAAAAATGGATATGCTATAGTCTTGACTGAAGATACCAACTTTACAGCGCTTTTGCGACAAACACTCAACAAGCATCTTGGATTGCGAAATAAGTGTTTTTCGCAAGTCAGTACTGTTGAAGAGTCCCTTAAACAAATTAGAAAAGAGCTTGCTGCCGGGAAAAAACTGTTAGTTTTTATTGAACGTATCCACAGGGATAAAGAAATGGCTTTTCTTGTTCGTAAGATCAAGGAAGATTATAAACAATGCAAGGTGTTCATTACGATGACCGAAGCGCCGCGTGAGCAGTTCGTACTGTTGCATGAACTCGGGGCGGACAACTTTATTACCAAGCCAATAGCGATTAATACTTTTATTGAGAAAGTTGCGCATAGCATCAAACCGCAGGGAAAGATGGGGCAGCTGATTGATATTGCAAAGACGATGCTGGAACAGGGCGCATACGAAGATGCCGCTAAAGTCGGAAGAACTGTCCTCAATGCAAAGCCGGATTCTTCAGCAGCACTTCTTGTTATGGGTGATGCGTATAAGGGGTTAAAAAAATACGAGCTTGCGCATAAATGCTACCTTGGAGCAGGGGATTCCGCTCCGTTGTTTCTGGACCCGCTTAAGAAGTTGGCAGATCTTTACGGTGTTGCCGGCGTAAAGAAAAGGCAGCTCGATTGTCTCACAAAGTTGGACAAGATGAGCCCGCTGAATGTGGAACGTAAGTTGGATATTGGCCATATCTATGTTGAGCTCGGTAACTACGTAAGCGCGGATATCTATTTTGAAGGTGCACTTCGGCAGGCGAATAAAGAAGCAATAGACTATGTAGGCAATGTTTCCCAGCAGATTGCCTCTGCGTATGAAAAGCGCGATCCTGTACGGGCAGAGCAGTATCTGCGCAAGGCATTGCGAGCCAAGGGCGATAACCTCGATAAGGCAGATATTGAAACCTTCAATAGCCTTGGCATTGTATTGCGAAAGCAGGGGAAATGGCGTGAAGCAATCTATGAGTACAAGCGGGCACTGCAAATCTCACGCAGAGATGAGAACCTTTATTATAACATTGCCATTGCTTCCGCAGAGGGTAAAGAATTCGTACAGGCTGCAGCGTACTTAAAGAAAGTTGTTCAGCTTAATGAAGATTTCGTACGGACAGATACTGCCATCGCGTACAATATGGGGCTCATCTTTTATAAAGCGGAGGATCCTGTGATGGCAAAAATGCATTTGCAGATATGTCTGGCAATGGATCCAAATCATGCCGGCGCAAAAAAAGTTCTATCGCTCATGTAA
- a CDS encoding ion transporter: MKRRSIKQIVYNTMYLQDTLPGKVFNLLLIVSIVMSVFVVLAYSIPSVAAEYWYAVNYLEFFFTVLFTIEYLLRAWCSPSSKSYMFSTFGVIDLLSIAPTWITIIFPLFPSLALLRLFRVLRILRLVKLLQYLNDTHLMMQILLNSRRRIAVLSLWIMVLVVIFGTLMYVIEGQENGFTSIPISIYWAIVTLTTVGYGHITPQTVLGKAVASLIMLIGYSMIVVLAGVISQEFSDVKKKLQGMTCSSCGTSDHAHDAVYCKRCGARL, translated from the coding sequence ATGAAACGAAGATCAATAAAGCAGATTGTATACAATACAATGTACTTGCAGGATACACTCCCGGGCAAGGTCTTTAACCTTCTGCTTATCGTAAGCATTGTGATGTCAGTGTTCGTTGTACTTGCGTATTCAATTCCTTCTGTGGCTGCAGAATATTGGTATGCGGTAAATTATTTGGAATTTTTTTTTACTGTTCTTTTCACCATAGAATATTTACTTCGTGCGTGGTGTTCACCCTCATCTAAATCGTATATGTTCAGTACTTTCGGTGTGATAGACTTGCTTTCTATTGCCCCGACATGGATCACAATCATTTTTCCCCTCTTTCCCTCTTTGGCATTATTACGTCTTTTCCGTGTGTTGCGGATACTACGTCTTGTAAAGTTATTGCAGTATTTGAACGATACGCATTTAATGATGCAGATTTTACTGAACAGTAGACGCAGGATAGCGGTACTCTCGTTATGGATTATGGTACTCGTAGTGATCTTCGGGACACTGATGTATGTCATCGAGGGGCAGGAGAATGGTTTTACATCCATCCCGATCTCAATTTATTGGGCAATTGTCACGTTGACTACAGTTGGGTATGGCCACATAACCCCTCAGACTGTTCTAGGTAAGGCTGTTGCATCATTAATTATGTTGATTGGCTACAGTATGATTGTTGTGCTCGCTGGGGTTATTTCACAAGAGTTCTCTGACGTTAAAAAAAAGTTGCAAGGAATGACATGTAGTTCATGCGGGACGAGTGACCATGCCCATGATGCTGTTTACTGTAAGCGTTGTGGTGCAAGGCTGTAG
- a CDS encoding sigma-54-dependent transcriptional regulator, producing the protein MMPAHILIVDDDGSHRTVLRTIIEDWGYEVSEATDGETAVAMAQERPYDSVLMDIRMAGMDGITAQKQIAKHNPSIPVLIMTAYSSINTAVLALKQGAYDYLIKPLDFDVLKLTIERMLDHTRLAEENRSLKAKNSEKNQFGMVGSSERMHDLVETITTVAPTHAPVLITGESGTGKELVAKAVYKASERSNKPFVTINCAALSESLLESELFGHEKGAFTGADKRRDGLFWQANGGTIFMDEVGEIPLSLQAKLLRVLQQGELQRVGSDAILHVDIRVIAATNRDLQDEVANKTFREDLYYRLNVIGLEVPSLRERQADIPLLAEYFMNIYAEKYGKSVVGCSPQAMDALVNCPWQGNIRELENTMERAVIMATTEYITDRELPANLRKNLLEQSRGNSSGVDLPLGDVSLESLEKRAVQAALKKHKKKVDAASALGITRATLHSKIKKYGLEEHKRK; encoded by the coding sequence ATGATGCCAGCGCATATTTTAATTGTTGATGATGACGGCTCGCACCGCACTGTACTCCGAACAATAATTGAAGATTGGGGCTATGAAGTCTCAGAAGCTACGGATGGGGAAACAGCTGTGGCGATGGCACAGGAACGTCCATATGACAGCGTGCTTATGGATATCCGCATGGCCGGTATGGACGGAATCACAGCCCAGAAACAGATAGCGAAGCATAACCCTTCAATACCTGTACTTATTATGACCGCATATTCTTCTATTAATACCGCCGTTCTTGCCCTGAAGCAGGGTGCATATGACTATCTTATTAAACCGTTAGATTTTGACGTGTTAAAGCTTACAATTGAACGGATGCTTGATCATACCCGCCTTGCTGAAGAAAACCGTTCGCTGAAGGCAAAAAATTCTGAAAAGAACCAGTTCGGCATGGTTGGCAGCAGTGAACGTATGCATGATCTGGTGGAAACTATAACCACAGTCGCTCCGACGCATGCTCCTGTTCTTATTACAGGAGAATCAGGTACAGGTAAGGAACTGGTCGCTAAAGCAGTGTATAAGGCCAGTGAGCGCTCTAATAAACCTTTTGTGACAATTAACTGTGCAGCCTTGAGTGAAAGCTTGCTTGAGTCCGAGTTGTTCGGGCACGAGAAGGGGGCTTTTACCGGTGCTGATAAGCGTAGGGACGGACTGTTCTGGCAAGCGAACGGCGGCACCATTTTTATGGATGAAGTGGGTGAAATCCCGTTATCATTACAGGCAAAGCTGCTGCGCGTGTTGCAACAGGGCGAGTTGCAACGAGTAGGCAGTGACGCAATATTGCATGTAGATATTCGCGTTATTGCCGCAACAAACAGAGACTTGCAGGATGAAGTTGCAAATAAAACCTTTCGTGAAGATTTATATTATCGGCTGAATGTGATCGGATTGGAAGTTCCTTCTCTGCGTGAACGGCAGGCAGATATTCCACTGCTGGCTGAGTATTTTATGAATATTTATGCCGAAAAGTACGGCAAAAGCGTTGTGGGATGTTCTCCACAGGCCATGGACGCGTTAGTGAATTGCCCGTGGCAAGGGAATATCAGAGAGTTGGAAAATACCATGGAACGCGCTGTTATTATGGCTACTACTGAGTACATTACCGATAGAGAATTACCCGCAAACTTGCGTAAAAACTTGCTTGAGCAGAGCAGGGGAAATTCCAGCGGAGTTGATTTGCCGCTCGGTGATGTTTCTCTTGAAAGTTTGGAAAAGCGGGCTGTACAGGCGGCACTTAAAAAACATAAAAAGAAAGTGGATGCAGCCAGTGCGCTTGGGATTACCCGTGCAACACTGCATAGTAAAATTAAAAAATACGGTCTTGAAGAACATAAAAGAAAGTAG
- a CDS encoding ATP-binding protein: MRSKNTRNETSSSRLLSPYCIVGVVLLVGLGVAFLTYNTIQKNMKEYVRLYEDKGASLITSVEAGVRTDLRSKNSTIRLKLLLDEMADRPEIFFIAITFSDGTIMQSSFPKGLQRMEAQFLRHIKELRAEAKGRSTIYTANERQVFLAYREFTPLTRKELWKKLQKEPTLKPLERFMQLFRKGKKASETHTASRSIEKKVDTQNLADDITSFLNTTDEDKEQPVIYVGLDARPLRELQRASTVQTVVTSGSVLLLAVVGFLSLYWAHRAQRSRRKAGRSQAMVQEVMYNLPDGLIVTDSNDQIVYMNELSRVLLHCDGDITAGLDAAQVLLPGLVPYYIKAREGLLRREEIIELSTEALPLLPVGVTGSVIKDEHGIVIGTVFLMRDLREMHSLQTEVERKGKLAAIGSLAAGVAHEIRNPLSSIKGGATYLKSQFTQGSAGEKTAAIVIDEVERLNRVITELIGLSRPSDLTMKPVYIADVIEHCTGLITQEAELRDVHLSVVIPEETPQVLLDTDRFSQVILNLCLNSLDAMDEGGELQVTVVPDAQSLSVIVEDNGEGMDSETAERIFEPYFTTKSHGTGLGLSVVHKIIEAHNGIIRVFSHKGQGTRFVIQLPCMDKE, encoded by the coding sequence ATGCGTTCAAAAAATACACGAAATGAGACTTCTTCAAGCAGACTGCTTTCACCATATTGCATAGTAGGGGTGGTTCTACTTGTGGGATTGGGCGTAGCCTTTCTTACCTACAACACCATTCAGAAGAATATGAAAGAGTACGTGCGGCTGTACGAAGATAAAGGCGCGTCTCTTATCACGTCTGTAGAAGCGGGAGTGCGCACGGACTTGCGGAGTAAAAATTCTACAATACGGTTGAAGCTGTTACTTGATGAAATGGCAGACCGTCCTGAAATATTTTTCATTGCCATTACGTTTAGTGACGGAACCATCATGCAGAGCAGCTTCCCGAAAGGGTTGCAACGCATGGAGGCACAGTTTTTACGACATATAAAAGAACTGCGTGCTGAAGCAAAAGGGCGTTCGACAATATATACCGCTAATGAGCGGCAGGTTTTCTTAGCCTACAGAGAGTTCACTCCATTAACCCGTAAGGAATTGTGGAAGAAGTTACAAAAGGAGCCGACGCTTAAACCGCTTGAACGTTTTATGCAGCTGTTCCGCAAGGGGAAAAAAGCATCGGAAACGCATACTGCTAGCCGTTCCATAGAAAAGAAAGTTGATACGCAGAACCTTGCCGATGATATAACCTCGTTTCTTAATACGACAGATGAAGATAAGGAACAGCCGGTTATCTATGTAGGGCTGGATGCTCGTCCGCTTCGCGAATTGCAGCGCGCCAGCACCGTGCAGACTGTTGTTACTAGCGGCAGTGTGCTTTTGTTGGCGGTTGTCGGCTTTTTATCTTTATATTGGGCGCATCGTGCCCAGCGTTCCCGTCGAAAAGCAGGGCGCAGTCAAGCCATGGTGCAGGAAGTTATGTACAACTTGCCGGATGGATTGATTGTGACAGATAGTAATGACCAAATCGTATATATGAATGAACTGAGCAGGGTACTACTGCACTGCGACGGAGATATTACAGCAGGTCTCGATGCTGCGCAGGTACTTTTGCCGGGCCTTGTGCCGTACTATATCAAAGCGCGTGAAGGTTTATTGCGTCGGGAAGAGATCATAGAGCTTTCTACAGAAGCACTGCCCTTGCTTCCTGTGGGTGTCACAGGATCAGTCATAAAAGATGAACATGGCATCGTTATCGGTACTGTCTTTTTGATGCGTGATCTGCGTGAAATGCACAGTCTGCAAACGGAAGTGGAGCGTAAGGGCAAGCTTGCTGCTATAGGCTCTCTTGCAGCAGGTGTAGCACATGAAATCCGGAACCCTCTCAGCTCTATCAAAGGCGGCGCAACCTATCTTAAATCGCAATTCACACAAGGTAGCGCCGGTGAAAAAACGGCTGCCATTGTTATTGATGAAGTGGAACGATTAAATCGTGTTATTACCGAATTGATAGGCCTTTCCCGCCCCTCTGATTTAACAATGAAGCCTGTTTACATCGCGGATGTTATTGAACACTGCACAGGCTTAATTACGCAGGAGGCTGAACTGCGTGACGTGCATCTCTCTGTGGTTATCCCTGAGGAGACGCCGCAGGTTTTGCTGGATACCGATAGATTTTCGCAAGTTATTCTTAATCTGTGTTTGAACAGTCTTGATGCCATGGATGAAGGCGGCGAATTGCAAGTGACTGTGGTTCCGGATGCACAGTCACTAAGCGTTATTGTGGAAGACAATGGCGAAGGCATGGACAGTGAGACAGCGGAACGTATATTTGAACCATATTTTACGACTAAGTCTCATGGTACGGGACTTGGGTTATCTGTAGTGCATAAGATTATTGAAGCACATAACGGAATTATTCGCGTGTTCTCCCATAAAGGGCAAGGAACACGGTTTGTTATACAGTTACCTTGCATGGATAAGGAATAA
- a CDS encoding methyltransferase domain-containing protein, translating into MLRPSAEVAQKIISVVKRKYKNVAESLACQFQYPTGKEGLQGGHYPEELIGLLPDDVAKWYCGVGNPLSLSKIVSGEKVLDLGCGAGIDAILAAKMVGSSGLSVGVDISEEMVKRAQSNKKISQTTNVLFQVVEVAALPFYDEQFDVVTTNAMLNLAVDKKRALKEAYRVLKKGGRLHVADQILVGSAMCSEQAMDCWFKUQGGAIPETEFLALLEEVGFKQIAKVAETGLNSSDVTKGMLFFAIK; encoded by the coding sequence ATGCTTAGGCCCAGTGCTGAAGTTGCACAGAAAATTATTTCTGTTGTAAAAAGAAAATATAAAAATGTTGCTGAATCTCTTGCGTGTCAGTTTCAGTACCCAACAGGCAAAGAAGGGTTGCAGGGCGGACATTATCCTGAAGAGCTTATCGGGCTGTTACCTGACGATGTCGCAAAGTGGTATTGCGGCGTGGGAAATCCATTATCGTTGAGTAAAATTGTGTCAGGCGAAAAAGTGCTCGATCTAGGGTGCGGCGCCGGTATTGATGCTATTTTAGCCGCAAAAATGGTTGGCTCTTCCGGACTGTCAGTGGGAGTCGATATTTCAGAAGAGATGGTTAAGCGGGCACAGAGTAATAAAAAAATTTCTCAAACAACCAATGTGTTATTTCAAGTTGTCGAAGTTGCAGCGTTACCGTTTTACGATGAGCAGTTTGATGTAGTTACCACAAACGCAATGCTGAACCTTGCAGTTGATAAGAAACGTGCTCTAAAAGAGGCATATCGTGTTCTCAAAAAAGGTGGTCGGCTTCATGTTGCAGATCAGATACTAGTTGGGTCGGCAATGTGCAGTGAGCAGGCGATGGACTGCTGGTTTAAATGACAAGGGGGCGCTATACCGGAAACGGAGTTTCTGGCACTGCTTGAAGAGGTTGGCTTTAAACAAATCGCTAAGGTTGCGGAAACAGGGCTTAACAGTTCTGATGTAACCAAAGGGATGTTGTTTTTTGCCATTAAGTAG
- a CDS encoding NCS2 family permease, protein MSKGFLERTFKLSEHGTTVSTEVTAGLTTFMTMAYILAVNPVILGAAGMDPAAVFTASAVSAVVGTLIMGFFANLPFALAPGMGLNAFFAYTVVLTMGYTWQTALTAVFLEGVIFVVLTGTNVREAIINSIPANLKRAISAGIGFFIALIGFKSAGIVVPYEPTLVTVGNIASAGPLVCIIGLIVIGVLFSKKVKGALLIGMLAATIVGIPLGVTDLGTFNTDHLFSVPSLSPLFMQLDFSKVFSLDMVIVLFTFLFVDMFDTVGTLIGVTAKANMLDKQGRVPNAKQALFADAIATTAGACLGTSTVTTFVESAAGVAEGGRTGLTAVTTAGMFALALLIAPVFLVIPAQATAPALITVGMFMMSPIREIDLDDYTEAIPAFLCIVMMPYTFSIAEGIIFGLTSYVALKFLTGRRSEIPKLAYVLVGLFVLKFMMH, encoded by the coding sequence GTGAGCAAGGGATTTCTTGAGCGTACGTTCAAGCTGTCCGAGCACGGCACTACTGTAAGCACAGAAGTGACTGCGGGCCTGACTACATTTATGACTATGGCGTACATTCTGGCTGTTAACCCTGTCATTCTGGGAGCTGCTGGAATGGACCCTGCTGCGGTGTTTACTGCATCTGCAGTGTCCGCGGTTGTTGGTACATTGATCATGGGGTTTTTTGCAAACCTGCCTTTCGCTTTGGCTCCGGGCATGGGTTTGAACGCATTCTTTGCGTACACCGTAGTTCTTACCATGGGCTACACCTGGCAGACTGCACTTACAGCAGTATTCCTTGAAGGTGTTATTTTTGTTGTCCTCACTGGTACCAACGTCCGTGAAGCAATTATTAACAGTATCCCTGCAAACTTAAAGCGTGCTATTTCTGCCGGTATCGGCTTCTTTATTGCGCTTATCGGCTTTAAGAGTGCCGGTATTGTTGTTCCTTACGAACCAACCCTTGTTACCGTTGGTAACATTGCTTCTGCTGGCCCACTGGTTTGTATCATCGGCCTTATCGTTATCGGCGTGCTCTTTTCTAAAAAAGTTAAAGGCGCACTGCTTATTGGTATGCTTGCAGCAACCATCGTTGGTATTCCTCTTGGTGTAACTGATCTGGGCACTTTTAATACTGACCATTTGTTCAGTGTTCCAAGCCTGTCTCCGCTCTTTATGCAGTTGGACTTCTCCAAGGTGTTCTCTCTGGACATGGTTATTGTTCTCTTTACCTTTTTGTTTGTGGATATGTTTGACACTGTCGGTACCCTTATCGGTGTTACCGCTAAAGCAAATATGCTCGACAAGCAGGGGCGTGTTCCTAACGCAAAACAGGCTTTGTTCGCAGACGCTATCGCAACAACTGCCGGTGCTTGCCTTGGTACCTCCACGGTTACTACTTTCGTAGAAAGTGCAGCCGGTGTTGCTGAAGGCGGGCGTACAGGTCTTACAGCGGTTACAACCGCTGGTATGTTTGCTCTGGCTCTTCTCATCGCTCCTGTATTTCTCGTAATTCCTGCTCAGGCAACTGCACCTGCACTTATTACTGTAGGTATGTTTATGATGAGCCCGATTCGTGAAATCGATCTGGACGACTACACCGAAGCAATTCCTGCATTTCTGTGTATCGTTATGATGCCGTACACTTTCAGCATCGCAGAAGGTATTATCTTCGGTCTTACTTCCTACGTAGCACTGAAGTTCCTTACAGGTCGCCGTTCCGAGATTCCTAAGCTCGCTTACGTTCTGGTAGGCTTGTTCGTTCTGAAATTCATGATGCACTAA
- the wecB gene encoding non-hydrolyzing UDP-N-acetylglucosamine 2-epimerase, which produces MRSGDLLKIAAVVGTRPEAIKMAPVLQSLASRADMATYLISTGQHHSQLDQVFSFFEITPDVDLELMKVTHNLNELAAKTLQGMDILLEKSPPDLLLVQGDTTTAFAGALAAFHHQIPVGHIEAGLRSGDLQNPYPEEANRKLISVFATLNFAPTYVARRNLLSEGVPASSIVTTGNTVVDALNSIASKVTNVPDKVAQVLKSQNRLILVTAHRRESWGKPLENICAAINNLVRTYDDIEIIFPIHKNPRVREIVFNSITKHERVHIIEPLDYFDFISTMKHAHLILSDSGGVQEEAPAFGVPVLVMRKTTERTEALEANLSRLVGTDPVEIVTQASSILGGDPEPTKTAAQLNPFGDGLASERIVNAIDAWHHGKLPYLNEHDSFHSTKPAPPQ; this is translated from the coding sequence ATGCGCTCTGGTGACTTGCTTAAAATTGCTGCCGTCGTGGGCACCCGACCTGAGGCCATAAAAATGGCGCCGGTTCTGCAAAGTCTTGCCTCAAGGGCAGACATGGCAACATATCTTATATCTACAGGGCAACATCACTCTCAACTCGATCAGGTTTTTTCTTTTTTCGAGATAACTCCAGACGTTGATCTAGAGCTTATGAAAGTAACGCACAACCTCAATGAACTTGCTGCGAAGACATTACAAGGAATGGACATTTTATTAGAGAAATCACCTCCAGACCTTCTTTTGGTACAAGGAGATACTACTACCGCATTTGCCGGGGCGCTGGCTGCTTTCCATCATCAAATCCCTGTAGGTCATATTGAGGCCGGATTACGAAGCGGCGACTTGCAGAACCCATATCCTGAAGAGGCGAACCGTAAGCTCATCAGTGTATTCGCAACTCTTAATTTCGCTCCTACATATGTAGCTCGCAGAAATCTTTTGTCTGAGGGCGTTCCTGCATCAAGTATCGTTACCACCGGCAATACGGTAGTGGACGCGCTAAACAGCATCGCCAGCAAAGTCACTAACGTTCCCGACAAGGTAGCTCAGGTTCTTAAATCCCAAAATCGTCTTATTCTGGTGACAGCACATCGTCGAGAATCCTGGGGAAAGCCTCTTGAAAACATCTGTGCAGCCATCAACAACCTTGTACGTACATATGATGATATTGAGATCATATTTCCAATACACAAAAACCCACGGGTACGGGAAATCGTCTTTAACAGCATCACAAAACACGAACGCGTGCACATCATTGAACCTCTGGATTATTTCGACTTCATTTCCACCATGAAGCATGCACATTTAATCCTAAGCGACTCCGGAGGCGTACAGGAAGAAGCGCCCGCCTTTGGAGTACCCGTTTTAGTTATGCGCAAAACTACAGAGCGCACCGAGGCTCTTGAGGCTAATCTGTCCAGACTTGTGGGCACTGACCCTGTGGAGATAGTTACACAGGCGTCCAGCATTCTTGGAGGTGATCCAGAACCAACTAAAACTGCTGCACAACTAAACCCCTTTGGAGACGGCCTCGCTTCTGAGCGCATAGTGAACGCTATTGATGCTTGGCACCATGGTAAACTTCCATATTTAAATGAGCACGACTCTTTTCACTCCACCAAGCCCGCTCCGCCACAATAA